From the genome of Vicia villosa cultivar HV-30 ecotype Madison, WI linkage group LG2, Vvil1.0, whole genome shotgun sequence, one region includes:
- the LOC131645959 gene encoding uncharacterized protein LOC131645959, producing the protein MQCCCNAIVLYPQTHRTRYFQPPRVSVTPPPQLEEEPVSYEAKSKLITSASNPFVKHCLKLRNNSSYRHSHGSVILVGSTPIREIYRFQESTQGKNVTVDCLILPEKAEIPNGLDESTNSIVRVSSIVMRKISGLQSTDSIDAIGLMKIPASFLNLDDNQSHCQKWFPSAHRILVLDGIQDPGNLGTLLRSAVAFRWDGVFLLPGCCDSFNEKALRASRGASFQLPIVSGSWSHLESLKEEFQMKLLAGHPDHDGLIKPVCSLSPSFCDSISDTPMCLVLGSEGSGLSEKSMKACELVSIAMTGEYESLNVSVAGGIFMYMLQPKNK; encoded by the exons ATGCAATGCTGCTGCAACGCTATCGTTTTGTATCCTCAAACCCACAGAACGCGCTATTTTCAGCCACCAAGGGTTTCGGTTACTCCACCACCACAACTTGAAGAAGAACCAGTTTCTTACGAAGCAAAATCCAAACTAATAACCAGTGCTTCAAACCCATTCGTGAAGCACTGCCTCAAACTCCGTAACAACTCTTCTTATCGCCACTCTCATGGTTCCGTTATTCTTGTTGGATCTACACCTATCAG AGAGATCTACAGGTTTCAAGAATCAACGCAAGGTAAAAATGTTACCGTGGATTGTTTAATTCTTCCCGAGAAAGCTGAAATTCCCAATGGGTTGGATGAATCCACTAATTCTATTGTGCGTGTGAGCTCCATAGTGATGAGAAAGATTTCAGGTCTGCAGTCGACTGATTCAATTGATGCAATTGGCCTCATGAAAATTCCTGCAAGCTTTTTAAACTTAGACGACAATCAAAGTCACTGCCAGAAGTGGTTTCCATCTGCACATCGGATTTTAGTCCTAGATGGTATTCAG GATCCTGGTAACCTCGGTACATTGCTCAGATCCGCCGTGGCCTTTAGATGG GATGGAGTTTTCCTGCTTCCCGGATGCTGTGATTCATTCAATGAGAAAGCGCTTCGAGCTAGCCGAGGCGCCTCCTTTCAGCTCCCTATAGTTTCAGGAAGTTGGAGTCATCTAGAGTCTCTCAAAGAAGAATTCCAAATGAAGTTGCTTGCCGGGCATCCAGACCACGACGGATTAATCAAGCCGGTTTGTTCACTTTCTCCAAGCTTTTGTGATTCCATATCAGATACACCAATGTGCTTGGTTTTAGGCAGTGAAGGAAGTGGCCTTTCAGAAAAATCTATGAAAGCATGTGAGCTTGTGAGCATTGCAATGACAGGAGAATATGAGTCACTCAATGTTTCTGTTGCAGGTGGAATTTTCATGTATATGCTACAACCAAAGAACAAATGA